The stretch of DNA GTTTACGGACTGTAGATTCCTGGTCATCTTCTCGTTGAACCAGATCTTCACCTGTCACATCGTCCTTACCTTCTACTTTGGGCGGATTATGGCTGATGTGATACACACGACCCGAATCGGGGTGCACCCGGCGACCCGACAAGCGGGAAACAATCTCCTCATCATCCACACGAATTTCAATGACACGATCAATATCGATACCGGCATCCACCATCGCCTGAGCCTGCGGAATGGTTCGCGGAAAGCCGTCAAACAGAAAACCATTGGCGCAATCGGGCTGAGTAATTCGCTCTTTAACAAGGGCTATGATGATCTCATCTGTTACCAGGCCGCCGCTGTTCATTACGTTTTCCACTTGCTTGCCAAGCTCAGTACCGGCTTTAACAGCCGCACGCAGCATGTCACCGGTAGAGATCTGTGGTATCGACAGAGCCGACGTAATGAATTGCGCCTGTGTTCCTTTTCCGGCGCCGGGCGCACCCAATAAGATAATTCGCATGTCCTTCTCCTGTTACTTGATAAAATTCGTATTGCTGATTAGCGTTCTTGTGCCTTTGCATCGCACCACCAGATTTCCAGCCTGTCGATCGGAACATCCGAAACTGATACGCCCTGATGTGCTGCGCGATCTTCCAGAAAGCGAAACCGGTTTTCAAAGCGGGCATTAGCGTCACGCACTGCGCCTTCGGGGTCAAGTTTCAGATGACGCGCCAGATTGACACAGGTAAACAACACATCACCCAACTCATGGGACTGCTGCCGGGCATTACCAGAACTAATGGCTGACCTGAGCTCATCAATTTC from Pseudohongiella spirulinae encodes:
- the adk gene encoding adenylate kinase, with the protein product MRIILLGAPGAGKGTQAQFITSALSIPQISTGDMLRAAVKAGTELGKQVENVMNSGGLVTDEIIIALVKERITQPDCANGFLFDGFPRTIPQAQAMVDAGIDIDRVIEIRVDDEEIVSRLSGRRVHPDSGRVYHISHNPPKVEGKDDVTGEDLVQREDDQESTVRKRLAVYHEQTQPLVSFYQSMEKLGGGLQFISIDGQDDVQNIRQQLSEVLTK